In Blautia sp. SC05B48, a single genomic region encodes these proteins:
- a CDS encoding iron-containing alcohol dehydrogenase — protein MNPLKKAYCRIFQNVFKFALPLLPYRNPKIIGSVKGIPEVLEKRNYNNVLIITDAGIRSLGLTERLEQTLKRSCISYHIYDKTVANPTTINVDEALHMYLDHDCQAIIGFGGGSSMDCAKATAARIAKPHQSLAQMKGILKIHKKLPLLIAIPTTAGTGSETTLAAVITDAETRHKYAINDFPLIPRYAVLDPKVTLSLPPFITATTGMDALTHAVEAYIGNSTTPGTRKNALDAVRLIFENLDTAYTHGNNIEARRNMLRASYFAGCAFTKSYVGYVHAIAHSLGGKYNVPHGLANAVILPMVLETYGDSITHKLRSLALAVGLCDKHEDDKTAARMFIDAIKDMKKRFGIGDYIPEIQETDIPELAHYADKEANPLYPVPVLMDASELETLYYRLMPPAGNC, from the coding sequence ATGAATCCATTAAAAAAAGCTTACTGCCGGATTTTCCAGAATGTCTTTAAATTCGCCCTTCCACTGCTTCCTTACCGCAATCCGAAGATCATAGGAAGTGTCAAAGGGATCCCGGAAGTTCTGGAAAAAAGAAACTATAACAATGTACTCATCATCACAGATGCAGGTATCCGAAGCCTTGGCCTTACAGAAAGACTGGAGCAGACACTGAAGCGAAGCTGCATCTCTTACCATATCTACGACAAAACCGTTGCCAATCCAACAACCATCAATGTGGACGAAGCCCTTCACATGTATCTGGATCATGACTGCCAGGCGATCATCGGCTTCGGCGGTGGTTCCAGTATGGACTGTGCAAAAGCCACAGCAGCCCGCATTGCCAAGCCACACCAGTCTCTTGCTCAGATGAAGGGAATCCTGAAGATCCACAAAAAGCTTCCTCTTCTCATCGCCATCCCCACGACTGCAGGAACAGGAAGTGAAACAACACTTGCTGCTGTCATTACCGATGCAGAAACACGGCACAAATATGCCATCAACGATTTTCCGCTGATCCCACGCTACGCAGTTCTTGACCCCAAAGTGACTTTAAGCCTTCCGCCGTTTATCACAGCTACCACCGGCATGGATGCCCTGACTCACGCAGTGGAAGCCTACATTGGAAATTCCACTACACCTGGCACAAGAAAAAATGCCCTGGATGCTGTCAGACTGATCTTTGAAAATCTGGATACCGCCTACACACACGGCAATAATATTGAAGCAAGACGAAATATGCTCCGCGCCTCCTATTTCGCAGGCTGTGCCTTCACCAAATCCTACGTTGGATATGTCCACGCAATTGCACATTCTCTCGGCGGAAAATATAATGTTCCACACGGGCTTGCCAATGCAGTGATCCTTCCTATGGTGCTGGAAACCTATGGAGACAGCATTACCCATAAGCTTCGCAGCCTGGCTCTGGCTGTCGGTCTCTGCGATAAACATGAGGACGATAAAACTGCTGCCCGGATGTTTATTGATGCAATAAAAGATATGAAAAAACGCTTTGGCATCGGAGACTATATTCCGGAAATCCAGGAAACGGACATCCCGGAGCTTGCCCATTATGCAGATAAAGAAGCCAATCCTCTGTACCCGGTTCCTGTGCTGATGGATGCCAGCGAACTTGAGACACTGTATTACAGGCTGATGCCTCCGGCAGGCAATTGTTAA
- a CDS encoding ImmA/IrrE family metallo-endopeptidase, whose amino-acid sequence MDIKRLRKIIQYGDCHKEEMEEKIRSFCSFAGISNDKELLNIMQIVRPSFQKKGYLIIELPFCDQEIGALCYKGDALGYIVLNTSLPKVNVNFALCHELYHVLYQKTDFRTKVEFANDDYYTHEEEVAANLFAGMLLMPTSGFRFMFQKFHAESENNERDTVFRLMNYYQVPYMAVLVRCFELELLEESDISKMLLEISADDIKNGFSRLWLDESILNPSYRDDYDKLEYMVKRYGEECMEGAYLNERTLKKVLQNMKRLYREVRGE is encoded by the coding sequence ATGGATATTAAACGTCTTAGAAAGATAATCCAATATGGGGATTGTCATAAAGAAGAGATGGAAGAGAAGATAAGAAGCTTCTGTTCTTTTGCGGGAATCAGTAACGATAAAGAACTTCTTAATATTATGCAGATCGTAAGACCATCTTTTCAGAAAAAAGGATATCTTATTATAGAACTGCCTTTCTGTGATCAGGAAATAGGAGCTCTTTGTTATAAAGGAGATGCGTTGGGATATATTGTACTTAATACATCATTGCCAAAGGTAAATGTGAATTTTGCTTTGTGCCATGAACTGTATCATGTGCTTTATCAGAAAACAGATTTTCGTACAAAGGTGGAGTTTGCCAATGATGATTATTATACACATGAAGAGGAAGTTGCAGCTAATTTGTTTGCCGGAATGCTTTTGATGCCCACAAGCGGATTTCGTTTTATGTTTCAGAAATTTCATGCGGAATCTGAAAATAATGAAAGAGATACAGTATTTCGCCTGATGAATTATTATCAGGTTCCTTATATGGCTGTACTGGTCCGATGCTTTGAACTGGAACTTCTGGAAGAATCAGATATATCAAAGATGTTACTGGAAATATCTGCAGATGATATAAAGAATGGTTTTTCCAGACTATGGCTGGATGAAAGTATTTTAAATCCATCGTATAGGGATGATTACGACAAGTTGGAGTACATGGTGAAGCGATATGGTGAAGAATGTATGGAAGGAGCTTATTTAAATGAAAGAACATTAAAAAAAGTTCTTCAGAATATGAAAAGGCTCTACAGAGAAGTAAGGGGGGAATAG
- a CDS encoding helix-turn-helix domain-containing protein: MTKYIENVNVYLSQMKIKQTYISLKTGIDGKKLSRILTGVQDINSTDMEKIASALGKKMDFFMKDSFFIPQISDYTQEKIAFYAGNPTERQNEIAGKLENLMENIDEVMSAKHRFMNISKE, from the coding sequence ATGACAAAATATATAGAAAATGTAAATGTTTATCTCTCACAGATGAAGATTAAGCAGACATATATCAGTTTGAAAACGGGAATTGATGGGAAAAAATTGTCGCGTATTCTGACTGGTGTACAGGATATAAACAGCACCGATATGGAAAAAATAGCATCTGCGTTGGGGAAAAAAATGGATTTCTTTATGAAAGATTCTTTTTTTATCCCTCAGATCAGTGATTACACACAGGAAAAAATTGCTTTTTATGCAGGAAATCCTACAGAACGTCAGAATGAAATTGCGGGAAAGCTTGAAAATCTGATGGAAAATATTGATGAAGTAATGAGTGCGAAACATCGATTTATGAATATATCAAAGGAGTAG